The segment AGCGATGGATTGGAGGGCTCTCCTCATCTCCGGTGTCAGCGGGAGGCTCTTCTGTTCATGGTAACTGTAATGGACCATGACCGCCCGCCCGACGGCGATTTCCTCATCGGTTTGCAGATCGGAAATCCGGTGCAGAACAGTGAAGCTACTCTTGCCGATCCGTTCCACTTCCGTGGTCACTTTCAACCACTGAGCAAAAGAGGCTTGTGCCTTGTATTCGCAACTGGTGGAAGCCACGATCAGTTTCCAGTCCTTCAGGTCCATTTCCGGATCCAGCATCTGAAACAGCTCGATCCGCGCGGTTTCCATATAGGTGTAATAAACGGCATTGTTCACATGACCGAGGCCATCGCATTCATTGAAGCGAACTTGAAGTGTGGTGGATAACGGCATCGGGTGCTCCTCCTTCAAGCGATGATTTGGTGGGAGAAAAATCTCCACGGTTATCTCTTCTCGATGATCGAGTCGTTCTCCTTGAGACATTTGGAAGAAAAGAACCCTTTTAATAGTACAATAGCCGATATTAGTATATTCAAAATTATTTGCCCGCGGTTGGAGGTGTTATTTAATATATGTTGAATATTAAATTGCGAAGGGAGGGGAGGCTTCAGATTGGATCCGATCGTTGGAAGGTTTCAGTCCAATCTCCGGGAGTATTCGAATTGAAAAGGAGTGACTATTGTGAAAAGGGTGTTCAAGTTATTGGGGTGTCTGGCTTTGGTGATGGTGTTCTCTTTCATGGGAATCCAGATGGATCTTCTCGTCAACCGGGCCGAGGCGGCGGTTGATTTTATCCGGCCGGCGGAGGGAACGATCACCTCCGGGTTCCGTACACCGGACCGTCCGACCCATCACGGGATCGATATTGCCAAGTCCGGAACCGTCTCCATCAAAGCCTCCGCGGCGGGAACCGTCTCCCGATCCTATTTGTCCAGTTCTTATGGAAATGTTGTCTTTGTCAAGCACACCATCAACGGCACAGCCTATGAAACGGTGTACGCCCATATGAGAGACCGGGCGGTTTCGGAGGGGCAGAAAGTTTCTCAGGGGCAGCACCTGGGTTACATGGGGGCCACAGGAGATGCCACAGGTCAACACCTTCATTTTGAAATCCACAAGCCCGAATGGACCAGCTCCAAGCAGTATGCGGTGGATCCTATGAAGTATATCGGTAAGGACTCGGGTGGCACCTCCGCCAGCTTCAGCATGGGGAGTGTCAATCTGAAACAACAGGTGACCGCCGGTGCCGGTTCAACTGTATCGGTCAAGCTGAGTTCTCTTTCCCAAAGTCCCTACAGTGTGAAAATCCGTCTCAC is part of the Kroppenstedtia eburnea genome and harbors:
- a CDS encoding acyl-CoA thioesterase, with translation MPLSTTLQVRFNECDGLGHVNNAVYYTYMETARIELFQMLDPEMDLKDWKLIVASTSCEYKAQASFAQWLKVTTEVERIGKSSFTVLHRISDLQTDEEIAVGRAVMVHYSYHEQKSLPLTPEMRRALQSIALPQ
- a CDS encoding M23 family metallopeptidase — protein: MKRVFKLLGCLALVMVFSFMGIQMDLLVNRAEAAVDFIRPAEGTITSGFRTPDRPTHHGIDIAKSGTVSIKASAAGTVSRSYLSSSYGNVVFVKHTINGTAYETVYAHMRDRAVSEGQKVSQGQHLGYMGATGDATGQHLHFEIHKPEWTSSKQYAVDPMKYIGKDSGGTSASFSMGSVNLKQQVTAGAGSTVSVKLSSLSQSPYSVKIRLTNVDTGNYTEETVPSQDGVFTGMRGGTYRVTLYQMNKGNISGAVTVKTDKGTYSDNFSISSSHTLSQQVTAPAGSTISVKLSSISQSPYNIRIRLTNVATGNYTEETVPSQDGVFTGMRGGTYKVTLYQLNSGPVSGKVTVSNY